From one Anaerococcus prevotii DSM 20548 genomic stretch:
- a CDS encoding ABC transporter ATP-binding protein, translated as MQDEKLLIVNNLVKHFTVSTSFNNTVKVHAVDDVSFFINKGETLGIVGESGCGKTSLGRTILRLHEPTSGQIIYDGETIFDRDKDIKADMYKFRRKMQIIFQDPSASLDPRMTVAEIVGEALDIHGLYKKNRRDRINELLRKVGLNEEHSNRYPHEFSGGQQQRIGIARALAVEPEFIVCDEPISALDVSIQAQIVNMLQDMQKDSGLTYMFIAHDLSVVKHISDRIGVMYLGKMVELVDSERLYENPLHPYTQSLLTAIPIPDPKKTRSMERIKLKGEVPSAINPPKGCRFHERCLYATDICKSKEPEFKEYESGHFASCHNIGEF; from the coding sequence ATGCAAGATGAGAAATTATTAATAGTAAATAATCTAGTAAAACACTTTACAGTTTCTACAAGTTTTAACAATACAGTGAAAGTCCACGCAGTCGATGATGTGTCGTTTTTTATAAACAAGGGAGAGACCCTGGGAATTGTAGGAGAGTCTGGTTGTGGTAAGACAAGTCTGGGAAGGACAATCCTTAGACTACACGAACCGACTAGTGGCCAGATCATATATGACGGCGAGACGATCTTTGATAGAGATAAAGATATTAAGGCTGATATGTATAAGTTTAGGAGGAAAATGCAAATTATCTTCCAAGACCCATCAGCTTCCCTAGATCCAAGGATGACAGTGGCTGAAATTGTTGGAGAGGCTCTGGATATCCATGGACTATACAAAAAAAACAGGAGGGACAGAATCAATGAACTGTTAAGGAAGGTAGGACTAAACGAGGAGCATTCCAATAGATATCCTCACGAGTTTTCGGGAGGCCAACAGCAAAGGATAGGAATAGCAAGAGCCCTTGCGGTAGAACCAGAATTTATAGTCTGTGACGAGCCCATAAGTGCCCTTGACGTATCGATCCAAGCACAAATTGTAAACATGCTCCAAGACATGCAAAAAGATAGCGGGCTTACATATATGTTCATAGCCCATGACCTATCGGTAGTCAAACATATTTCGGATAGGATAGGAGTTATGTATTTGGGCAAGATGGTAGAGCTTGTAGATAGCGAAAGGCTATACGAAAATCCCCTTCATCCTTACACCCAATCACTTCTTACAGCAATCCCAATCCCAGATCCTAAAAAGACAAGATCTATGGAAAGGATTAAGCTAAAAGGTGAGGTCCCATCTGCAATCAACCCACCAAAAGGATGTAGATTCCACGAAAGATGCTTGTACGCTACAGATATTTGTAAAAGTAAAGAACCTGAATTTAAAGAGTATGAAAGTGGACACTTCGCAAGTTGCCACAATATAGGAGAATTTTAA
- the treC gene encoding alpha,alpha-phosphotrehalase, which translates to MNLGKQVIYQAYPRSFKDTSGNGIGDLKGICQKVDYLKELGVDMVWLNPFFISPQNDNGYDIADYYHVDPSFGTDEDLDNLIAEFDKANIKLMFDMVLNHTSTEHVWFKKALAGDEKYQSFYYIRDGKDGSYPTNWQSKFGGPAWNEFGDSGKYYLCLYDKTQADLNWHNPDLREELYKIVNYWIDKGIGGFRFDVLNVIGKSQILEDSSGDISEEKKLYTDTPIVHRWIRELNKHTFGKNAEIITVGEMSSTDIENSIMYSAAEGDELSMIFSFHHLKVDYKDGDKWTDMDFDFMKLKEILNKWQKGLQDGGGWNALFWNNHDQPRANNRFGDVKNYPKETATMLAQTIHMMRGTPYIYQGEEIGMTDPDFSSIDDYKDIESINAYKDLLEKGKSSDEALNIIKKKSRDNSRTPMQWDGSENAGFTTGTPWIGVNDNYEEINAEKALEDKDSIFYYYKKLIELRKEESIISDGLYFLILEDDPHIFAYIREYEGEVLINMNNFSGEEVTVDLEKILENYDKFEYLLGNYGERKVDKKIRLRPYESLAFIKRS; encoded by the coding sequence ATGAATCTAGGAAAACAAGTAATCTACCAGGCCTATCCTAGAAGCTTTAAGGATACGTCAGGAAATGGTATAGGAGACCTTAAGGGAATCTGCCAAAAGGTAGATTATCTAAAAGAGCTTGGAGTAGATATGGTTTGGCTCAATCCTTTCTTTATCTCTCCACAAAACGATAATGGCTACGACATAGCAGATTATTACCATGTAGACCCTTCCTTTGGGACTGATGAGGACCTTGATAATCTCATTGCAGAGTTTGACAAGGCAAATATTAAGTTAATGTTTGATATGGTACTAAACCACACATCGACAGAGCATGTTTGGTTCAAGAAGGCCCTAGCAGGTGATGAAAAATATCAAAGTTTCTACTATATAAGAGATGGAAAGGACGGGTCATATCCTACAAATTGGCAGTCCAAATTTGGAGGACCTGCTTGGAATGAGTTTGGAGATAGTGGAAAATACTATCTCTGCCTCTACGATAAGACCCAGGCCGACCTTAATTGGCACAATCCTGACCTTAGAGAAGAGCTTTACAAGATCGTAAACTATTGGATTGATAAGGGAATCGGAGGATTTAGATTTGACGTCTTAAATGTAATAGGGAAAAGCCAAATCTTAGAAGATTCTTCAGGAGATATAAGCGAGGAGAAAAAGCTCTACACAGACACACCTATAGTTCACAGGTGGATAAGGGAGCTTAACAAACATACTTTCGGGAAAAACGCCGAGATAATTACAGTAGGAGAGATGAGCTCGACTGATATAGAAAATTCTATCATGTACTCAGCAGCAGAAGGCGATGAGCTTTCCATGATCTTTAGCTTCCACCATCTTAAGGTAGACTACAAGGATGGGGACAAGTGGACTGACATGGACTTTGACTTTATGAAATTAAAGGAAATCCTAAACAAATGGCAGAAGGGACTCCAAGATGGGGGCGGTTGGAATGCTCTTTTCTGGAACAATCACGACCAGCCAAGGGCCAACAATAGATTTGGAGATGTTAAAAATTATCCGAAAGAAACAGCTACTATGCTTGCCCAGACCATCCATATGATGAGAGGAACCCCTTATATCTACCAGGGAGAAGAAATCGGAATGACAGACCCTGACTTTTCTTCAATTGATGACTACAAGGATATTGAAAGCATCAATGCCTACAAGGATTTATTAGAAAAAGGTAAAAGTTCCGATGAAGCTTTAAATATTATCAAGAAAAAATCTAGAGACAATTCTAGAACTCCTATGCAATGGGACGGCTCAGAAAATGCAGGCTTTACGACAGGAACTCCTTGGATAGGGGTAAATGATAATTATGAAGAAATAAATGCAGAAAAGGCCCTAGAGGATAAGGATTCAATATTCTATTATTACAAGAAACTAATAGAATTAAGAAAAGAAGAGTCTATAATCTCCGATGGTCTCTACTTCCTAATCCTTGAAGATGATCCTCATATCTTCGCCTACATCAGAGAATATGAGGGAGAAGTTTTAATCAATATGAATAACTTCTCAGGAGAGGAAGTTACAGTCGATCTTGAAAAAATCCTAGAAAATTATGATAAATTCGAATATCTCTTAGGAAATTATGGAGAAAGAAAAGTAGACAAAAAAATAAGGCTAAGGCCTTACGAAAGCCTTGCCTTTATAAAAAGAAGCTAG
- a CDS encoding membrane protein yields the protein MNKKIIRIMLAYVGVITGAGLASGQELMQYFVSMGIPGIVGVVVLAFLHMLIGGLLLQLGSHYLANDHSEVFDEITNKVISKFMDLSLIFTCFVIGFVMIAGAGSNLNQAFGTPNWLGAVICALLIIVVGMLDFERVSQIIGSFTPLILVFTLIASIYTFTHHTPDWKSLDLVARSLPSNFSSVTLSLFNYFGMSIMTAVSMALVLGGDELNTGEAGIGGLIGGLLVGILGILIVLTLFIRVNEVKDLDIPMLYVIEDISPILGTVMALVIFGMIFNTGISLFYALARRFSGGEERKFKILLVTITLAGFILSFGGFKKLVSVFYPIIGYAGIIMLVILVFAYHKERTSIKYENIRRFAINHYMRKKLDDDMEYTKEDKEKLKRLIERSHIENKDMLEKSEEAVQEILDEENEE from the coding sequence ATGAATAAAAAAATTATAAGAATAATGTTAGCCTATGTAGGAGTAATCACTGGAGCAGGACTAGCATCAGGCCAAGAGCTTATGCAGTATTTTGTATCAATGGGTATTCCTGGCATAGTCGGAGTAGTAGTACTCGCATTTTTACATATGTTAATAGGAGGACTCCTACTTCAACTTGGTAGCCATTATCTAGCAAATGACCATTCGGAAGTTTTTGATGAGATTACCAATAAGGTCATCAGTAAATTTATGGACTTATCCTTGATATTCACTTGCTTTGTAATAGGTTTTGTGATGATTGCAGGAGCTGGTTCAAACTTAAACCAGGCCTTTGGTACACCTAACTGGTTGGGAGCTGTGATCTGTGCCCTATTAATTATAGTTGTAGGTATGCTAGATTTTGAGAGGGTTAGTCAGATTATAGGATCTTTTACTCCTTTAATCCTAGTCTTTACCCTAATCGCTTCGATCTATACCTTTACCCATCACACACCTGACTGGAAAAGCCTTGACCTTGTTGCAAGGAGTCTACCAAGCAACTTCTCAAGCGTTACTCTTTCCCTATTCAACTATTTTGGTATGTCGATAATGACAGCTGTCTCTATGGCCCTAGTTTTGGGTGGAGATGAACTTAATACAGGAGAAGCTGGTATAGGAGGTCTTATTGGAGGTCTTCTAGTTGGAATATTGGGTATACTTATTGTTCTTACTTTGTTTATTAGGGTAAATGAAGTAAAAGATCTAGATATACCAATGCTCTATGTAATAGAAGATATAAGTCCAATCCTTGGAACTGTCATGGCACTTGTCATATTTGGCATGATATTTAATACAGGAATTTCTCTTTTCTATGCTTTGGCACGTAGATTTTCCGGAGGAGAAGAGAGGAAGTTTAAAATCCTTCTCGTAACTATAACACTTGCTGGGTTTATCCTAAGCTTTGGAGGATTTAAGAAGCTTGTATCAGTATTTTATCCAATCATAGGTTATGCTGGTATTATCATGCTAGTGATTTTAGTTTTTGCCTATCATAAGGAAAGAACTTCTATCAAGTATGAAAACATCAGAAGATTTGCCATCAATCATTATATGAGAAAGAAACTCGATGATGATATGGAATATACAAAAGAAGATAAGGAAAAGCTTAAAAGATTAATAGAAAGAAGCCATATAGAAAATAAGGATATGTTAGAAAAATCTGAAGAAGCTGTTCAAGAAATTTTGGACGAAGAAAATGAAGAATAA
- a CDS encoding DMT family transporter, translating into MEKQKKSKKVDLLAKLGLLITAILWGSSLTVVKQSSDTFNPNFILMVRFGLSAIILAIIFNKKIREASKHDLKIGLIIGIFLFMAYSSQTLGVTYADPGRSAFLSASYCVIVPFLAWAVTKVRPDKFNIIAAIIAVIGIYFISKSGVEPGTSIFDADKEMLLGDGLALLSGFLFAAHIVAVSVLSKGKDPILMTIFQFTSAAIIAAIVTFTMEDNSNIVVNGNGPYLELAYLAIFCTTVALLLQNVGQKYTDESSAAIILGFESVFGILIPVMLGIEKLTTNSIIGFVMIFIAIIISETKLSFIFGNKEEEDKTKEKK; encoded by the coding sequence ATGGAAAAACAAAAGAAAAGCAAGAAGGTTGACCTACTGGCCAAGTTAGGCCTTTTGATTACGGCCATACTTTGGGGTTCTTCCCTAACAGTAGTAAAGCAATCGTCCGATACCTTTAACCCAAACTTTATATTGATGGTGAGGTTCGGTTTGTCAGCAATAATTCTTGCTATAATATTTAACAAGAAAATTAGAGAAGCTAGTAAGCACGATCTTAAGATAGGTCTTATTATAGGAATCTTCCTCTTTATGGCTTATTCCTCACAGACTTTGGGAGTAACTTACGCAGATCCTGGTAGGAGTGCCTTCCTTTCAGCATCATATTGTGTAATAGTTCCTTTCCTAGCCTGGGCTGTAACTAAGGTTAGACCAGATAAGTTTAACATTATTGCAGCGATTATAGCAGTAATCGGTATTTATTTTATATCCAAATCTGGAGTAGAGCCAGGAACATCAATTTTCGATGCCGATAAGGAAATGCTACTTGGAGATGGCCTTGCCCTACTCAGTGGTTTCCTATTTGCAGCCCACATCGTAGCTGTAAGTGTCTTATCTAAAGGGAAAGATCCTATACTTATGACAATCTTCCAATTCACTTCTGCAGCCATTATTGCAGCAATCGTGACCTTCACTATGGAAGATAACTCAAATATCGTTGTTAATGGCAATGGACCTTACCTAGAGCTCGCATATCTTGCGATTTTCTGTACAACAGTTGCCCTACTTCTACAAAATGTAGGTCAAAAATACACAGATGAATCATCAGCAGCAATCATTTTAGGTTTTGAATCAGTATTTGGTATTCTAATTCCTGTAATGCTTGGAATAGAAAAATTAACTACTAATTCAATTATTGGTTTTGTAATGATCTTTATAGCTATAATAATTTCAGAAACTAAACTTTCCTTTATCTTCGGAAATAAGGAAGAAGAAGACAAAACTAAAGAAAAAAAATAG
- a CDS encoding peptide ABC transporter substrate-binding protein has protein sequence MKAKSKLLIGLLSLSMIFSACGNNDKADNGNGNNQEVVNEEEGKKDGVLDINIASEPDSIDPALNTSVDGAIMISHLFESLIRWDDDGEGNAVLKPGIAESWEVSDDGLTWTFKLRDAKWSDGKEITADDFVYSWNRLVDPATGADYEYMLDMVKGYDEKKLDISAPDPKTFVVNLNVKCPYFEEICAFPAVMPVRKDIIEANKTWTNSPETLVSNGAYKLEKWDHNSTLSMVKNPEYYDQDSVKAEKLAFHLQDDQNAIYASYRSGDLDFINSVPQEEIQKLLDTKELKIKPYVGTYFVCFNTEKEPFNDPKVRKAFSLAIDRNFIVNQVTGQGQEPATAYVPSGVYDAKGAEGDDFRTVGGDYYSINDEDYEKNIEEAKKLMEEAGYKDGEGFPQIDYLYNTDENHKAIAEALQNMWQENLGVQVSLQNQDWNVFLKERKEGNYNIARHGWIADYNDPMSFIDMWLTGGGNNDAQYKNPEFDKFVKAAKATSDPDERMENMHKAEDILIGEDNVVAPLYFYNNSYMMKPNIKGLYYTPLGYFFYKGAEGF, from the coding sequence ATGAAAGCAAAGAGTAAATTATTAATAGGCTTACTGAGCTTGTCTATGATATTTTCTGCCTGCGGAAATAACGATAAGGCAGATAATGGAAATGGAAACAATCAAGAGGTAGTAAATGAAGAAGAAGGCAAGAAGGACGGAGTCCTAGATATAAATATAGCAAGCGAGCCTGACTCAATAGACCCAGCCCTAAACACTTCAGTGGATGGAGCTATAATGATATCCCACCTATTCGAATCCCTAATCAGATGGGACGACGATGGGGAAGGTAATGCAGTCCTTAAACCTGGTATAGCGGAAAGCTGGGAAGTATCAGATGACGGTTTGACTTGGACCTTCAAGCTAAGAGATGCTAAGTGGTCTGATGGAAAGGAAATCACAGCAGATGACTTCGTGTATTCTTGGAACAGACTAGTAGATCCTGCAACAGGAGCAGACTATGAGTATATGCTAGATATGGTAAAGGGCTATGATGAGAAAAAGCTCGATATCTCTGCACCAGATCCAAAAACATTTGTAGTTAATCTAAATGTAAAATGTCCATACTTCGAAGAAATATGTGCCTTCCCTGCAGTAATGCCAGTAAGAAAAGACATCATCGAAGCTAACAAGACTTGGACAAATAGCCCAGAAACATTAGTATCAAACGGAGCTTACAAGCTAGAAAAGTGGGACCACAACTCTACTTTATCTATGGTCAAAAACCCAGAATACTATGATCAAGACTCAGTTAAGGCAGAAAAGTTAGCCTTCCACCTCCAAGATGACCAAAACGCAATCTATGCATCATATAGGTCAGGAGACTTAGACTTTATTAACTCAGTTCCACAAGAAGAAATCCAAAAACTTCTAGATACCAAAGAACTAAAGATAAAACCATATGTAGGGACATATTTCGTATGCTTCAATACTGAAAAAGAACCATTCAACGATCCAAAAGTTAGAAAGGCCTTCTCTCTAGCCATAGATAGAAACTTCATCGTAAACCAAGTTACAGGTCAAGGCCAAGAGCCAGCTACAGCTTACGTTCCATCTGGAGTATATGATGCCAAGGGAGCTGAAGGTGATGACTTTAGAACTGTTGGTGGAGATTATTACTCTATAAATGACGAAGATTACGAAAAAAATATCGAAGAAGCTAAAAAGCTAATGGAAGAAGCAGGCTATAAAGATGGCGAAGGCTTCCCACAAATCGATTACTTGTACAACACCGACGAAAACCACAAGGCTATAGCAGAAGCCCTACAAAACATGTGGCAAGAAAACTTAGGCGTACAAGTTAGCCTACAAAACCAAGACTGGAATGTATTCCTCAAAGAAAGAAAAGAAGGAAACTACAACATAGCAAGACACGGTTGGATAGCAGATTACAACGATCCAATGAGCTTTATAGATATGTGGCTAACAGGCGGTGGAAATAACGATGCCCAATACAAGAACCCAGAGTTCGACAAGTTCGTAAAAGCTGCCAAGGCTACATCAGATCCAGACGAAAGAATGGAAAATATGCACAAGGCTGAAGATATTCTTATAGGAGAAGATAACGTAGTTGCACCATTGTACTTCTACAACAACTCTTATATGATGAAACCAAACATCAAAGGCCTATACTACACACCACTAGGATACTTCTTCTACAAAGGTGCAGAAGGATTCTAA
- the treP gene encoding PTS system trehalose-specific EIIBC component, protein MGKYTDDAKLLHQYIGGDSNISSVTHCVTRMRFVLNDPKKADVEKIEDLPSVKGSFTQAGQFQVIIGNDVDEFYNDFMAISHATEKSKDEVKKDAVKNQNALQRVSSVLAEIFAPLIPAIIVGGLLLGFRNILGEMPFDSLGGKTIVETSVFWNGVNDFLWLICEAIFHYLPVGITWSITRKMGITQILGIVLGICLISPNLLANAYSIAGGGEIPVWDFGFFTIERIGYQAQVIPAMLAGFLLVYLERFFKKVIPQAISMIFVPLFSLIPTVLLAHLVLGPIGWKIGSLISAGVYNGLTSAFNWLFAAVFGFFYAPLVITGLHHMTNAIDLQLANDFGGTILWPMIALSNIAQASAVVAIIYLHRKDEKEKQISVPAAISAYLGVTEPALFGINIKYGFPFIAGMIGSALAAVFSVSTSTMAYNIGIGGLPGILSIMGGSRLNFAISMAIAIVVPVVLTVVFEKKKMFHNKIEFKTPSFS, encoded by the coding sequence ATGGGAAAATATACAGATGATGCGAAGCTTTTGCATCAATATATTGGAGGAGATAGTAATATCTCATCTGTTACGCATTGTGTTACCAGGATGCGTTTTGTACTAAATGATCCAAAGAAGGCGGATGTAGAAAAAATCGAAGATCTTCCTTCAGTGAAAGGATCTTTCACCCAGGCTGGCCAATTTCAGGTTATTATTGGAAACGATGTAGATGAGTTTTATAATGACTTCATGGCTATATCACACGCCACAGAAAAGAGCAAGGATGAAGTAAAAAAGGATGCTGTGAAAAACCAGAACGCCCTTCAAAGGGTATCTTCAGTCCTTGCGGAAATCTTTGCGCCTTTAATTCCAGCTATTATCGTAGGTGGTTTGCTCTTAGGTTTTAGAAATATTCTTGGAGAGATGCCTTTTGATAGTCTTGGAGGAAAGACAATCGTAGAGACTTCTGTTTTTTGGAATGGGGTAAATGACTTCTTGTGGCTTATATGTGAAGCAATCTTCCACTACCTACCAGTAGGGATCACCTGGTCTATCACAAGGAAGATGGGTATAACCCAAATTCTAGGAATTGTTCTAGGTATTTGTTTGATTTCACCTAACCTACTTGCCAATGCATATTCAATAGCAGGTGGGGGAGAAATTCCTGTCTGGGACTTTGGATTCTTCACAATAGAAAGAATTGGCTACCAAGCCCAGGTAATCCCAGCCATGCTTGCAGGCTTCCTCTTGGTTTATCTTGAAAGATTCTTCAAGAAGGTCATCCCTCAAGCAATATCAATGATTTTTGTTCCCCTATTTTCACTCATACCAACAGTACTTCTAGCTCACTTAGTCCTAGGTCCTATTGGTTGGAAGATAGGCTCACTAATCTCTGCAGGAGTATATAATGGATTGACCTCAGCCTTTAACTGGCTATTTGCTGCAGTATTTGGTTTCTTCTATGCGCCACTTGTTATTACAGGACTTCACCATATGACAAATGCAATCGACCTTCAGCTTGCAAATGACTTCGGTGGAACAATCCTTTGGCCAATGATTGCCCTATCAAACATTGCCCAAGCCTCAGCAGTAGTAGCTATAATCTACCTACACAGAAAAGACGAGAAGGAGAAACAAATCTCAGTTCCAGCAGCAATTTCTGCCTATCTTGGAGTTACAGAGCCTGCTCTTTTTGGTATCAATATCAAATACGGCTTCCCATTTATAGCGGGAATGATTGGATCTGCCCTTGCAGCGGTATTTTCTGTATCAACTTCAACCATGGCCTACAACATAGGTATAGGTGGACTTCCTGGAATTCTTTCAATAATGGGAGGATCTAGGTTAAACTTCGCCATATCCATGGCTATTGCAATAGTTGTGCCTGTAGTACTTACTGTAGTATTTGAAAAGAAGAAAATGTTTCATAACAAGATAGAATTTAAGACACCAAGTTTTAGCTAG